In the Triticum aestivum cultivar Chinese Spring chromosome 2B, IWGSC CS RefSeq v2.1, whole genome shotgun sequence genome, acgaagacgaagggggtgaacgggcggtggcggcggctacggaggtagcggcggccaaagaagagcggcggcggtgctcaaagtaggcgaagaaccctgatagcgtgacgaagaccgggacggacggtggcgttcccgcgccaagggagatgacgtggcgcataccacgggacgtcgacgcgcggtgacggcggagtggatcgcgggccgcggcgctacagcccgaaggggcgacgcagcggcggcaggagGGTCGGGGCAACGgcaggaagacctcggggcgggggcggggaccacgggccgcgacgctgcggaccgaaggggcgacgcaacggcggttcgcgagtcggtgcaaccacggggacggcctcggggcggcggcggggaccgcgtatcgTGGCACTACGGCCCAAAGGAGCGACGCAGTGGCGACGCACGAGTCGATgtagccgcgaggagaaccacggggcggcgtgCTGCGGCCCGACAGGGCGATGCAGCGGCAGCACGTTGCTCGATCGACGGAGGGGCGCGCTGAATTCGGGGacaatcttcacgggacctgcagaGGTGCGCGCTACCGACAGGCCAGGTTGGTCGCACGGCATTGATGGGGCGGATCGCGGCTgtgagcgggtgatcaagccgatcgcgcgcgaggttgGGGACGCCGCTCGAtgaaggcgtggtggcggcggagtccgggatgaggcctgcgacggcgggcggcagggcggctatgattggccgcagcatggcgcgaggccgctgggtcggggtgatgcaggagtcccggtcggagcagggcgatGACGGTCGGCGTAGATCGATGGGCGGGCTGGCGCGCGAACGGCGGCCGTGAAGGGCCGCTGCATGACGCGAGGCCGTCGGGTCGGGGCGACTAGCGGGCGGATGCGCGGACGACGGCCGTGAGGGGCCGCCTGTTGCGCGAGCCCGCCGGGTTGGTGAAGAGGCCAGCCGGCCGCGTCAGTGTCAGAGTAGAGGCGCATAGGGTTGACGACGACGGCGGGTGACGCAAACCGGATCAAATAACCAAAAAGTAGATGCCGATGCGACCGACGAGAGAGAGAAAATCCAGATCAAATGATCAGGAAAAAGACTCTCAAGGGCAGCCAGTcgacacgaccggcggacgaaccctaggtacaggcggcgcagcccccggcggcggtcatggaggccgaccgccccaggggcggcacgcgggtgcggaagcggcggcggctagggtttaaaacccggaaactgataccatgttgaaagggagagagggatttgatgCAATAGTTATTGTATTGCTTGAGTCTCATGGGCATATAtatgagtacatgatctacttggagtacaaggcaagccagaatattttcTAGTCTAatctatgtttcctaatacaatcacgttactcaacaccaACCACCCCAACTAGGTAGAAGTACATGGAAGTAGATAGAAGATGTGTGAGGCCACCCTACGGATCAATAAGAGCTTTAGATAGAAGTAGTAAATATGGGACCTAATtttacttgtctgttcaagcaggACATCCCCGTCCCACAAGCAAGGATTGAGCATTTCTGCCGACTGACGCTCATTAGCGATGACTTGGAAATAGGCGGATTAAATGTTTTTGGACAAGGGAGCATCGCTCAGGCTAAAAggtttactccctccgtctcagtttACAAATCCTACGTATAaatctaggttgccaattttatcgcCCTAATATAAAcaatataacacaaaaattataccttttgaaaatagaacatctgaagtttatattggtatattttttgtaatatataacttgcattaggttggtcaaattgacgacttagggatacgcgcacgccctgtaaactgaaaGAGAGGGAGTATATTTTTGTGGCTTGGTTTAAGGGTGCAGCAAAGCGCGCCCTTTTGATTCTACTAGCATTTTAATTTCGAGTTATACATCCATCACACAATGCGAAACCAATCCATATGCCAAGGACGCACGCAGACGCAGGTCAGGTGGACTCATTTCCGAACTTGTGGTCCTTGACGAACCTGCCCCAGTACCAGTGGCGCGCGAAGACGTGGCCCATGGAGTCGAGCGGCACGCCCTTGGTCTCCGGCACCAACGCCATGGCGAAGGCGGTCATGACGACGAGCCAGAACGCGTAGAAGAGGAAGACGCCGTACTTGAGGCTGCAGAGCATCGCCAGGAAGCACTGCGCCTGCACGAAGTTGAGGCCCAGGTTGAGCGCCACCGCCGTGCCCTGCCCCGCCGACCGCACCTCCACCGGGTATATCTCGCCGGGGATGGTCCAGTACAGCGCGCCCCACGACCAGCTGAAGCTGGCGGAGAAGACGCACGTGAGAACCAGCACGGCCACCGCGTACCCCTTGGGCATCTTGCTGCCGTGCCCCAGGTGCGTCCCCGCAATGCTCGCCATTGCCACCTGCAAGCAAACGAAAAGCCAAGGCCGCGCGCGCGTCATTAGTGTCGCTGCAATGCATACGCCGGAATATATACGTAGGTCTTTGTTGTATGCATTGCATGCCTGGCAGGTGAACATGAGTGCGCCGCCGATCGCGAAGAGCAGCTTCCGGCCGTAGCGGTCCATGGCGACCCCCGAGGCGATGATGCCGCCGATGTTCATCAGGCCGAGGATGATGGCGCCCATCAGCGCGGCGTCGCTACCGAACCCTATGGTCCGGAAGAGTATCGGCGAGAAGAAGGCCGACACGGTCACGCCGGTGAGGTTCAGGAACACGGGGAACGCCACCGCCATCACCAGGTACGGCCGGTACTCCCGCCGCAGGATCCGCCGGAACGCGCCCTCCTGGTTCCGCCGGTCGTGCTCCACGGCGGCGAGTATGTCGCTGAACTCCGCGTCGACGTCCACGCCCTTGCCGCGGACGCGCTGGAGCGCGGCGCGGGCGTGGTCGTGCTTCCCGCGCAGGACGAGGCTGCTCGGGGTGTCCGTGATGAGCACGGCGCCCAGCACCATGACGGCGGCGGGGACAGCCGCGAGGCCGAGGGACAGGCGCCAGCCCCATTCCGGAATCCGCGACGTGCCGTAGTTGATCAGGTTGGCGACGAGGTACCCGACGCTGATGAACAGAGGGAACGCGGAGATGAACCCGCCGCGCCACCGCGGGGGCGACATCTCGGCGAGGTAGACCGGCGTGGCCTGGCCGGAGAACCCGAGGCCAAGGCCGAGCATCATCCGCCCGACGATGAGCATGGCGAGGTTGGCCGCGGCGGCGTTGACGAGCGAGCCGACGAGGAACATGCTCCCCCCGATGACCATGATGGCCTTGCGCCCGACCCGCCGGGTGACCCGGCTCGCCACCAGCGTCCCCACCATGCCGAAGGCGTAGAGCGAGGAGGTGAAGGCCGTGAGCGCCTGGTCGTTGTACATGCAGTACACGTCCTTACTCGCGTGCCTCGTCGTCTTGAGTAAGCCCGGGAAGAACTTCTTCAGGAAAGACTCCATCTCCGACACACCGCCTGATCGATGACGTTAGTGCCATGAACAAGATTAAGTTCAAGTGAAGAAAAATAAATCATTTGCGGAGTTAGTTGTATAAGTACGATAAAATGTCATCTTGCTAACTGGAACGAGCGTGATTTAGCTTTTCTGTTATTATTATTAACTGCGGATGACTGTAAACCCATATTTACTGTATTCTTCATATTCCTTGAACCAAATTAGTCAGATAACCGATTCTCAGTGGATTCTCGCACTGCTTAGAGTTGGTGACACTCTGGACCACTCATCATAATTCTCGTTTGATTGTAGCTCCTTTACTTTTAAAGATTGGAGAGCTTAGTGTTCAATTTTCCtcttttgttattcaacatgtaaacaggtcagctaaTCTCCCGGCTCATTTGTGTGCAAAGCGTGCTTGCACACTTAATGTGACCGATAGTTGGCTTGACAAGACCCCTGGCTTCTTGGTGTCCAGCCTTCTGGCTGATTGTTCCAAGAATGCATTTACTCAATAAAGCTCTCTgaatttccccgcaaaaaaaaaaacgattcttAGTACAACACTATTCTTTCTGGCAACCGGATTCGTTGGCATTATTTGACACTCACTGGCGCAAATATTCCTTTTTTTTTGCAGAAAGCAAATATTCGTTTTTTGTTCAGAAAGACGCGAGTATTCTTTACCAATCAATCGTATGAAACTAGTAGCATGTTATCTCTATATAAGCGTCCGATCTTGTCAGCTCATGCGTCCATCCATCCATCACTCAGACGGATACGACACGTTCCTAATCCCGGTCGATCCTGGCTTCCTTTCGCGAGAGCACAATGGACTAATAACTGGAGTAGTAGGAGAGTAGAGGAGAGAGCACTACTCCACTGCTCGAATAAACCTCACCTAGGACTGACTAGGAAGCCTATCCACCAAATTCGAGTGGAAAAGCAACTTTGCCAGTACCCTTTTCGCTACTAGGAACTCAGAAACGTATCACAAATCCCGCGAATTACATCTACACGGCTGGCTTTCGTGTGTGAGCCCAGCAAGAAAGCCGGACGCCCCAAAATAATCCGCCGTCGCCAGCACGACACCTTATCTCGCGTGAGGGGTTACGTATATGCCGTCCAAAATTGGTGATGCGCGTGGTGGCACCGACGATTAAGGTCGGAGGGCTGTACTAACACCGAGCAGCAAAACTGGGCTCGGCGCGGTCCGAAGTCAGAACGAGCCATCAACGATACGAACGAATCCGCTAGTGACTAGTGTGAAAGCTAACGAACCGTGCCAATAGCTGTCGTGTCTAATGGGCGCTCCACGAGCCGTGCGCAGGCCGTGGAATCGCCGGACAGCACGCCGCTGGCCCCGTCCAATTCGACACGAATCGGGTGTGCCCTCTCCTCTGGTCCCTGTCGTCGATGTGAATGAAGATCGTGGGAGAAGAAAGGGTGTGAAGGGTCCATTTGGCTTGATTCACGTACGGCTTGGCGCACAAGCTTACTGGTGGGAGTATAAATATCTTTCTGCGATGCTCCCGGCCGTGAACAGTACTGGGCACCACTGTTCTCGGGAGTGTGATTTGTGTGGTGCAAAGACTGATCTGACGGGAGGAGGACAGCTGACAGGGCCTGCCGCGCTTTCAATTGGATCTAGCCGTCGTACCAACTCAATATATTACTGCCCGCCTGTTTGGCGTGTGTGTGATCGACGAACACATGCCTGACTCGGTTAGATTAGAAGTTGCGGTCCGATTTGGAGATATTTGGGGATCGGACATGAAGACAAACTAAGCAGAAACTACCAGTATAATTAAATTTTATTCAAGAGGATGCTCTTCGTGGCTTCAGATCACGATTTCGATTGGCCGCAGATGGTGGCGAACTCACAGCATAGCTACTGGAAATCTAATACTACTACCCAAATCAAGAACAGCATCGAGAGACGAACCACGAACTGATCGATAAAACTCACTCCCTCCGTCCATCCAAACTCCAACCAAAAGGGAGAAACGTGCGAAGAACGTCGTAAGCAGGCTTTCCATCCACAGTTCCACCAACGGAGATGTACGGACGGCGATGGGAACGATGACGCACCTGAGATGCCAATGTCGTAGCCAAAGATGAGGCCGCCGGAAGCCGCCATGAGACAGGTCACCACGACGGGGACGGTCAGCGCGCCGCCGTAGTCCGGCGCGCCGGCGCCGTTGAGGAGGAAACCGCCGCCGGCCATCCCCGGTCCTCGCTCTCCCGCGCCGGTCAAAGGCACGACGTGAATCGGAGGTGTGGTGTCGCTGGTAGGAGCACGAGATAGCGCGAGGCTTGGCTATAGCTTGCACGAGAGCGAGCAGTGCTGATGTCTTTGGAGCAGCTGCTCGCGTGCTGCCAAATGTTAATGTACAGGCTTTCAGGGAGAGCCCTTATATAATGTCTAGGCTCTTCCAAAACGTTGCTGACCTCATCCACATAAACTGTATTTGGGCATTTCCAAAGCTGACCAGCAAACCGGACACCCTATCCGTCACGGTTCATGCGGGAGCTAGCTATCCAAAGCTATCCGCATACATTTCGAACCAGATTTTAATTGACCGGATGGATTCATCAACCAAGACGGAATTGATTAATaggatagaaaatagcacaaatcattcatacatagcatgcaaataaTCTAGTACAACAATAATTCAAATTCAATGAGATTAACCGGATGTTTAACAAGTTTTTCATGGATGGATCATGTTGTCCCACACATACTGCCTCTTGAGAGCATCTACAGGCAGATTTGACAAATCCAATCCCTCAAACGTATGCAAACACCAACGGGCACGTCCACGGACAGTGGCCGGTCATGCCTCAAATTAGCTACTCTGCATCCGAGTCTCTCATATATATTTGATCCCCTAAATTCATACAAAGCATGCAAAAAGAAATCCTAG is a window encoding:
- the LOC123045634 gene encoding sugar transport protein MST1 translates to MAGGGFLLNGAGAPDYGGALTVPVVVTCLMAASGGLIFGYDIGISGGVSEMESFLKKFFPGLLKTTRHASKDVYCMYNDQALTAFTSSLYAFGMVGTLVASRVTRRVGRKAIMVIGGSMFLVGSLVNAAAANLAMLIVGRMMLGLGLGFSGQATPVYLAEMSPPRWRGGFISAFPLFISVGYLVANLINYGTSRIPEWGWRLSLGLAAVPAAVMVLGAVLITDTPSSLVLRGKHDHARAALQRVRGKGVDVDAEFSDILAAVEHDRRNQEGAFRRILRREYRPYLVMAVAFPVFLNLTGVTVSAFFSPILFRTIGFGSDAALMGAIILGLMNIGGIIASGVAMDRYGRKLLFAIGGALMFTCQVAMASIAGTHLGHGSKMPKGYAVAVLVLTCVFSASFSWSWGALYWTIPGEIYPVEVRSAGQGTAVALNLGLNFVQAQCFLAMLCSLKYGVFLFYAFWLVVMTAFAMALVPETKGVPLDSMGHVFARHWYWGRFVKDHKFGNEST